TCTCGCCAACCAACGGCCCGCGGGGCTCGGTCAACGCCTTCGACAGCATCAAGCCGGAGAAGACCACCCAGCTCGACTTCGGCATCCAGTACCAGGACGAACGCCTGCAAGCCTGGGCCTCCGGCTACGTCGGACAGATCCGCGACTACATCCTGTTCGACTACCGCAGCATGATGGGCATGAGCAGCACCCAGGCGCAGAACATCGACGCCCGCATCATGGGCGGCGAGCTGGGCGCGGCGTACAAGCTCGACGAAAACTGGAAAGCCGACGCGACGCTGGCCTACGCCTGGGGCAAGAACAGCAGCGACGGCAAAGCCCTGCCGCAGATGCCTCCGCTGGAAAGTCGCCTGGGCCTGACCTACAGCCGCGATGCCTGGAGCGTCGGTGCGCTGTGGCGCCTGGTCGCGGCGCAGAACCGCATCGCCCAGAACCAGGGCAACGTGGTGGGCAAGGATTACGAGAAGAGCGGCGGTTTCGGCGTGTTCTCGCTCAACGGTGCCTACAAGGTCAACAACAACCTCAAGCTCAGCGCGGGCGTCGACAACCTGTTCGACAAGGCCTACGCCGAGCACTTGAACCTGGCCGGGAACGCCGGGTTCGGCTACCCGGCGGCAGACCCGCAGCCGGTCAACGAGCCGGGCAGGACCTTCTGGACCAAGGTCGATTTCAGCTTCTGACAATAACAACCGGGGCGCGGGCCTGACCGCGCTCCACCTGGTCGAACGGGAGGCTCCATGAGCAAACCAAAGCAATCCTTCTACAACCTGGCCTGGCGCTGGCATTTCTATGCCGGGCTGTTCGTCGCGCCCTTCATGATCCTGCTGGCGATCACCGGGATCATCTACCTGTTCAAGCCCCAGCTCGACCCGTGGATGTACCGCGAGCTGATGGTGGTCGAGGCCGGCCCGCAGCGCCAGAGCGCCGACACGCTGCTGGCCCAGGTGCGCCAGGCTTATCCACAGGGCCATGTCGGCCAGTACCTGCCACCGCTGGACGCCGAGCGCAGCGCGCAGTTCGTGGTGCATGACGGCGGCCGCGAACTGAACGTGTTCGTCGACCCGTACAACGCCAAGGTGCTGGGCGCGCAGGACGGCAAGCAGAACCTGCAGGCAATCGCCCGCGCCCTGCATGGCGAGCTGATGGTCGGCACTGCCGGAGATCGGCTGGTGGAGCTCGCCGCAGGCTGGGGCGTCGTGCTGGTGGTGTCCGGGCTTTATCTGTGGTGGCCACGTGGCCGCAACCGCCGTGGCGTACTGTGGCCACGCCTGTCGGCACGCGGGCGCGTGCTCTGGCGCGACCTGCATGCGGTCAGCGGCTTCTGGGGTTCGGCACTGCTGTTGCTGATGCTGCTCAGCGGCATGACCTGGACCGGGCTGTGGGGCAAGCAGTACGCCGACCTGTGGAACCGTTTCCCGGCGGCGATGTGGAACGACGTACCGAAATCCGACCAGCAGGCCGGCGCGCTGAACAGCGCTCATCGCCAGACCGTGCCCTGGGCCCTGGAGAACACGCCGATGCCAGTGTCCGGCGCGCATGCCGAGCACATGGGCCATCACGACATGCACAGCGCCCCGGCCGCGCCGCAGATTACCCTGCAGCAGGTCGAGGATCTGGCCAACGCCCGCGGCGTGGCGCCGGGCTACAGCATCACCTCGCCGAGCACCGCTGAAGGCGTGTTCACCATCGCGGTGTTCGCCGACGATCCACGCAACGACGCCACCCTGCATGTCGACCAGTACACCGGCAAGGTCCTGGCCGACGTGCGCTGGCACGACTACAGCCCGGTAGCCCGCGCCACCGAGCTTGGGGTGATGCTGCACGAGGGCAAGATGTTCGGGCCGCTCAACCAGATCGTCATCCTGCTGGTGTGCCTGATGATCCTGCTGGGCTCGGTGAGCGGGTTGGTGATGTGGTGGAAGCGCCGCCCGTCCGGTGGGCTTGGCGTACCGCCGCTGCGGCATGACCTGCCGCGCTGGAAGACAGCGGTGACGGTGATGCTGGTGCTGGGTGTCGTGTTCCCGCTGGTGGGGGTGTCGATGGTAGTGATGTGGGTGGTCGACAGCCTGGTGGTGCGGCGCGGGCGGGTCGCGGTTCAGGCTTGAATCGCGTCGGCCTTTTCGCGGGCAAGCCCGCTCCCACGGTACGGCGCAGACTCGGGTTCAGCGCTGTACCGTGGGAGCCGGCTTGCCCGCGAAAAGGCCAACCCTTGACTGCGGTCAGTCAAAAATCCCCACTGCACCGCCAAGATCGTGGCGATCTGTCACGCCCGCACCTTTGCAGTGCGTGTTAGCCTAACCGGCTTTCGCTCACAAGAAGACTGACCCTCAATGGAATGCAGCCTATGACCCGGACCTCATCCCCCCAGGCAGATGACCAGCATCTGCAGCGCAACCTGACCAACCGCCACATCCAGCTCATCGCCATCGGTGGCGCCATCGGCACCGGCCTGTTCATGGGCTCGGGCAAGACCATCAGCCTCGCGGGCCCGTCGATCATCTTCGTCTACATGATCATCGGCTTCATGCTGTTCTTCGTCATGCGTGCCATGGGCGAGCTGTTGCTGTCGAACCTCAACTACAAGTCGTTCATCGATTTCTCCGCCGACCTGCTCGGCCCCTGGGCCGGCTACTTCACTGGCTGGACCTACTGGTTCTGCTGGGTCGTCACCGGCATCGCCGACGTGGTGGCGATCGCCGCCTATACACAGTTCTGGTTCCCCGACCTGCCGCAGTGGATACCGGCGCTGACCTGCGTGGCGGTCCTGCTGTCGCTGAACCTGGTCACGGTGAAACTGTTCGGCGAGATGGAATTCTGGTTCGCCCTGATCAAGATCGTCGCCATCCTCGGCCTGGTCGCCACCGGCCTGTACATGGTCATCACCGGCTTCCAGTCGCCGAGCGGCCACACGGCCAGCCTGGCCAACCTGTGGAATGACGGCGGCATGTTCCCCAATGGCCTGTTCGGCTTCTTCGCCGGTTTCCAGATCGCGGTATTCGCCTTCGTCGGCATCGAGCTGGTAGGCACCACCGCCGCCGAAGCGAAGAACCCCGAGCGCACCCTGCCACGGGCGATCAACTCGATCCCGATCCGCATCATCGTGTTCTATGTGCTGGCGTTGATCGCGATCATGGCGGTTACACCATGGCGCGACGTGGTCCCGGGCAAGAGCCCGTTCGTCGAACTGTTCGTGCTGGCTGGCCTGCCGGCAGCGGCAAGCATCATCAACTTCGTGGTGCTGACCTCGGCCGCTTCGTCGGCCAACAGCGGCGTGTTCTCCACCAGCCGCATGCTCTACGGCCTGGCCCAGGAAGGCGATGCACCGAAGGCCTTCGAAAAGCTCTCGCGGCGCGCCGTACCGGCCAACGGCCTGTACTTCTCCTGCCTGTGCCTGCTGCTCGGCGCGGTGCTGATCTACCTGGTGCCGAACGTGATCGAAGCCTTCACCCTGGTGACCACGGTGTCGGCGGTGCTGTTCATGTTCGTCTGGACGCTGATCCTGCTGTCGTACCTGAGCTACAGCAAGCAGCGCGCGGCGCTGCACGAGAAGTCGATCTACAAGATGCCTGGCGGGCGTTTCATGTGCTACGTGTGCCTGGTGTTCTTCGCCGGCATTCTGGTGCTGTTGAGCCTGGAAGCCGACACCCGTTCGGCGCTGGTGGTCACGCCAATCTGGTTCCTGCTGCTGGCCGTTACCTACCAGTTCGTACGCAGCAAGCGCCAGCCACGGGCGGTGGTGCGCGACAACTGATCTGCACAGGGCTGCTCTGCAGCCCTTTCGCGGGCAAACCCCGCTCTCGCAATCATGGTGTGTAGTTTCACGTCGCCCCCAGCGCGCTGCGCAGAAACTGCTCACCCTCTGGCCCCAATCCTGTGCAG
The Pseudomonas putida genome window above contains:
- a CDS encoding PepSY-associated TM helix domain-containing protein: MSKPKQSFYNLAWRWHFYAGLFVAPFMILLAITGIIYLFKPQLDPWMYRELMVVEAGPQRQSADTLLAQVRQAYPQGHVGQYLPPLDAERSAQFVVHDGGRELNVFVDPYNAKVLGAQDGKQNLQAIARALHGELMVGTAGDRLVELAAGWGVVLVVSGLYLWWPRGRNRRGVLWPRLSARGRVLWRDLHAVSGFWGSALLLLMLLSGMTWTGLWGKQYADLWNRFPAAMWNDVPKSDQQAGALNSAHRQTVPWALENTPMPVSGAHAEHMGHHDMHSAPAAPQITLQQVEDLANARGVAPGYSITSPSTAEGVFTIAVFADDPRNDATLHVDQYTGKVLADVRWHDYSPVARATELGVMLHEGKMFGPLNQIVILLVCLMILLGSVSGLVMWWKRRPSGGLGVPPLRHDLPRWKTAVTVMLVLGVVFPLVGVSMVVMWVVDSLVVRRGRVAVQA
- the cycA gene encoding D-serine/D-alanine/glycine transporter, whose protein sequence is MTRTSSPQADDQHLQRNLTNRHIQLIAIGGAIGTGLFMGSGKTISLAGPSIIFVYMIIGFMLFFVMRAMGELLLSNLNYKSFIDFSADLLGPWAGYFTGWTYWFCWVVTGIADVVAIAAYTQFWFPDLPQWIPALTCVAVLLSLNLVTVKLFGEMEFWFALIKIVAILGLVATGLYMVITGFQSPSGHTASLANLWNDGGMFPNGLFGFFAGFQIAVFAFVGIELVGTTAAEAKNPERTLPRAINSIPIRIIVFYVLALIAIMAVTPWRDVVPGKSPFVELFVLAGLPAAASIINFVVLTSAASSANSGVFSTSRMLYGLAQEGDAPKAFEKLSRRAVPANGLYFSCLCLLLGAVLIYLVPNVIEAFTLVTTVSAVLFMFVWTLILLSYLSYSKQRAALHEKSIYKMPGGRFMCYVCLVFFAGILVLLSLEADTRSALVVTPIWFLLLAVTYQFVRSKRQPRAVVRDN